The Sphingobacterium bambusae genome includes a window with the following:
- a CDS encoding SusC/RagA family TonB-linked outer membrane protein: protein MYAIKTILRLRQCRALWFLLLTSTLFTISVQNVSGNPSSRLAGKPILTTNHPITNTNKFASVLSLAQGQLSGRVTDSLNRPISGVSIRVVGAAHEAQTNDDGLYIIQAQPGQTLEFSAVGYVKQSVVLANVSVLNMVLKTEDTAIDEVVIVGFGQQKRQNVVGAVTTVNVKELKGPTSNLTTMLAGRISGVISYQRSGEPGQDNAQFFVRGLGSFGGGKVDPLILIDGIESSATDLARLQPDDIASFSVLKDATAAAVYGARGANGVMLVNTKQGVDERTKFNFRAENSVSSNTRNFQMADNISYMRLANEGALTRNPLAPVPYALSKIDFTENGGDPYLYPNNDWMNLLIRDYTMNQRFNTNITGGGKVAKYYIAGTYNIDNGVLKNDGMNAFGNNIKLQNYSIRANNTLNLTKTTEAIVRVYGQFDDYSGPIGGGQATFNSVLKANPVAFPVMYPAEYSPYTSHIMFGSELVPGSTSTLYTNPYANMVSGYQRYSSSSINAQFQVQQDFGFLLPGLSARAMGYVQRYARFASQRRYVPFYYRANAVDGNINLTALNDGSAGSVGETGREYLNYTAGDKDQTNTYYTEVAANYARNFQEKHDVTAMLIGIVQNSIVSYYRLGDGTNESLEASLPRRNMGLSGRFSYVYDTRYLVEFNFGLNGSERFAANNRWGFFPSLGVAWALSNEKFFEPIKEHVTNLKFRASYGMVGNDAIGDANARFFYMSDVNLNNGSYGSSFGTNWEYSRPGVSISRYANDQIGWEESRQVNVGLDLSMYGIDVIIDAYQQKRSNILMTRTYVPGTMGLQASMAANVGKAESEGIDVGINYNKGFMNGMWAQLRGNFTYARNKATVYDEPVYAANEWYRSRVGYPVTQQWGYIAERLFVDDDEVANSPTQFFGSGREAAYGAGDIKYRDVNADGVINEADMVPIGLPTSPEVIYGLGGSFGYKGFDVSAFFQGSAQSSFFIEPSAISPFVNDGGQQNGLLRVIADDHWSEDNRNLYAFWPRLSTIQNNSNNQRSTWWLRDGAFLRLKNVELGYTLTDKILNRLKLSNCRIYVNASNLFVISSFKTWDPEMGGNGLGYPVQRVYNIGINLGL, encoded by the coding sequence ATGTATGCAATTAAAACGATTTTAAGGCTTCGGCAGTGTCGTGCCCTATGGTTTCTATTGTTAACGAGTACACTTTTTACGATTAGCGTACAAAACGTTTCCGGAAATCCGAGCAGTAGACTCGCCGGCAAACCAATATTAACCACTAACCATCCTATTACAAACACGAATAAATTTGCTAGCGTGCTATCGCTCGCTCAAGGGCAACTATCTGGCCGGGTAACAGATTCGCTCAATAGGCCCATATCCGGCGTTTCCATTCGTGTCGTTGGCGCAGCCCACGAGGCGCAGACCAACGACGATGGTCTCTACATTATTCAGGCGCAGCCTGGACAAACACTGGAATTTAGTGCCGTAGGCTATGTCAAACAAAGTGTGGTATTGGCCAATGTTTCCGTGTTGAATATGGTGTTAAAAACGGAGGATACGGCAATTGACGAGGTGGTGATTGTCGGTTTTGGTCAACAAAAGCGTCAGAATGTGGTTGGCGCGGTGACGACAGTTAATGTAAAAGAATTAAAGGGGCCCACCAGTAACCTGACGACGATGCTTGCCGGACGGATATCTGGTGTGATCTCCTACCAGCGCAGCGGTGAGCCCGGGCAGGACAACGCCCAGTTTTTTGTGCGTGGCTTGGGATCGTTTGGCGGTGGAAAGGTTGATCCACTCATCTTAATCGATGGTATAGAATCATCGGCGACAGATTTGGCTAGGTTGCAACCGGATGATATCGCCAGCTTCTCGGTACTGAAAGATGCTACTGCAGCAGCCGTGTATGGTGCGCGCGGAGCAAATGGTGTGATGCTCGTGAATACCAAACAAGGGGTTGACGAACGGACAAAATTCAACTTTCGTGCGGAGAACTCGGTTTCCAGCAACACCCGTAATTTTCAAATGGCCGATAATATCAGCTATATGCGCTTGGCCAACGAGGGGGCACTGACACGAAACCCGCTGGCCCCAGTGCCTTATGCGCTTTCTAAGATTGATTTTACGGAAAATGGTGGCGATCCGTATCTCTATCCGAATAACGATTGGATGAACCTCCTGATCCGCGACTACACGATGAACCAACGATTTAACACCAACATTACTGGTGGTGGAAAAGTAGCCAAGTATTATATTGCGGGAACCTATAATATTGATAACGGGGTGCTTAAAAACGATGGTATGAACGCTTTTGGTAACAACATCAAGTTGCAGAATTACTCCATCCGTGCAAACAATACCCTAAACTTAACCAAAACTACGGAAGCTATTGTTCGGGTTTATGGACAATTTGATGACTACAGTGGCCCTATAGGTGGAGGACAAGCAACGTTTAACTCCGTTCTGAAAGCTAATCCCGTGGCTTTTCCGGTCATGTATCCCGCAGAATATTCGCCCTACACGAGCCATATTATGTTCGGCAGTGAGCTTGTTCCGGGCAGCACCTCTACACTCTATACGAATCCGTATGCAAATATGGTATCCGGATATCAGCGCTACAGTTCCTCTTCCATTAATGCACAATTTCAGGTGCAGCAGGATTTTGGCTTTTTACTGCCCGGATTGTCGGCGAGAGCCATGGGCTATGTGCAACGCTATGCACGCTTTGCTTCGCAGCGCCGCTACGTACCTTTTTATTACCGGGCAAATGCGGTGGACGGCAACATAAACCTCACTGCGCTTAACGATGGCAGCGCCGGCTCGGTGGGCGAAACAGGGAGGGAGTATCTCAACTATACAGCTGGAGACAAAGACCAAACAAACACCTATTACACCGAGGTAGCTGCCAATTATGCACGCAATTTTCAGGAGAAACATGATGTAACGGCCATGCTGATTGGAATTGTACAAAATTCCATCGTCAGTTATTATAGATTGGGCGATGGTACCAACGAAAGCCTAGAGGCATCGTTGCCCCGCAGAAATATGGGGCTATCTGGACGCTTTTCTTATGTATATGATACCCGCTATCTTGTGGAATTTAACTTTGGACTTAATGGATCGGAACGCTTTGCGGCCAACAATCGCTGGGGATTCTTCCCTTCTTTGGGCGTGGCTTGGGCATTGTCCAACGAAAAGTTTTTTGAACCCATTAAGGAACATGTCACCAACTTGAAATTCCGTGCTTCCTACGGAATGGTAGGAAATGATGCCATTGGCGATGCTAATGCACGATTCTTCTACATGTCGGATGTCAATCTGAACAACGGCAGTTATGGCTCCAGTTTCGGAACCAATTGGGAGTATTCGCGGCCAGGTGTCTCCATTTCGCGCTATGCAAACGATCAAATTGGATGGGAAGAGTCGCGACAGGTTAACGTAGGTTTAGACCTCTCCATGTATGGTATCGACGTGATTATTGATGCTTATCAGCAAAAACGGAGCAATATCCTGATGACGCGAACCTACGTCCCGGGAACGATGGGACTGCAGGCCAGCATGGCGGCCAACGTGGGTAAGGCGGAATCGGAGGGGATTGATGTAGGAATAAACTACAACAAAGGATTTATGAATGGCATGTGGGCGCAGCTTCGTGGAAATTTTACCTATGCGCGAAACAAGGCTACAGTATACGATGAACCGGTGTATGCCGCCAACGAGTGGTACCGATCACGCGTGGGCTATCCTGTTACCCAGCAATGGGGATACATTGCCGAGCGCCTATTTGTAGATGATGACGAAGTAGCCAACTCTCCTACACAATTTTTTGGATCAGGCCGTGAAGCGGCCTACGGTGCCGGCGATATCAAATACCGTGATGTGAATGCTGATGGGGTAATCAATGAAGCGGATATGGTACCGATTGGCTTGCCTACATCGCCAGAGGTGATCTATGGATTGGGCGGTAGTTTTGGCTATAAGGGCTTTGATGTTAGTGCCTTTTTTCAAGGTTCTGCACAATCGTCGTTTTTCATAGAACCTTCCGCAATATCGCCTTTTGTCAATGACGGTGGACAGCAAAATGGATTGTTGCGTGTGATTGCCGACGATCATTGGTCGGAAGACAACAGAAACCTCTATGCCTTTTGGCCTCGCCTCAGTACCATACAGAACAATAGCAACAACCAACGATCCACTTGGTGGCTGCGTGATGGTGCTTTTCTACGCTTAAAGAACGTAGAGCTGGGCTATACGCTGACCGATAAAATATTGAATCGCCTGAAGTTGTCCAATTGTCGGATATATGTGAATGCCAGTAACCTATTCGTGATCAGCTCTTTTAAAACATGGGATCCGGAGATGGGTGGAAACGGTCTCGGTTACCCCGTGCAGCGTGTTTACAATATCGGTATAAACCTAGGACTCTAA
- a CDS encoding AAA domain-containing protein, with protein MNYFDGLAALLNEEQNHDRNLHESLLRKSNLQERKAQGVTWFPIAVVNSELGRGDYLTITVRKTNNSEEGHRFRFGMPVAIFSNYNPEEDRVQGIIAYVGGDSMRISFRLDELPDWSRRGKLGVDLLFDENAYREMHEALIRAKELHADLRQGKHIRQLLGEESFYPVEETAAHYQNEHLNASQNRAIAHVLGSSPLSILHGPPGTGKTTTLIHAVQALLKQNNKQILLVAPSNTAVDVLTERLDDMGISVVRIGNPVRVSDHLQSLTLDAKAEKHPARKEVKTLAKQANAYLDMAHKYKRNFGKLEREQRKALFGEARKLRTEIDKIQDFIVADIVDKTQVITATLVGANHHTIRDRKYAMLVIDEAAQALEPACWIPLLKAEKVLLAGDHCQLPPTVKSVKKMGEGLFVTLFEKLVASHPDRVSLLDVQYRMHEKIMKYPSSALYADRLVAAASVSSRTLDGDDAPILFIDTAGAGFEENEEDGAISNVEEALFLKRHLLETFAQLKDSYNSDNFPSVGIIAPYRKQTQLLKEMVQQDEAIHPFLHAIQVNTIDSFQGQEKDVIYISLTRSNAEQQIGFLQDVRRMNVAMTRAKKKLIVLGDSGTIGEYPFYKEFIRYVESIGHYHSVWEWGLDME; from the coding sequence ATGAATTATTTTGACGGGCTTGCGGCCTTATTGAATGAAGAGCAAAATCATGATCGTAATTTGCATGAGTCGTTGTTGCGAAAAAGTAATCTGCAAGAACGTAAAGCGCAAGGAGTAACTTGGTTTCCAATAGCGGTAGTAAATAGTGAGCTAGGACGAGGCGATTACTTAACCATCACCGTTAGAAAGACGAACAATTCCGAAGAGGGACATCGTTTTCGTTTTGGTATGCCGGTTGCTATTTTTTCAAATTATAATCCCGAAGAGGATCGGGTTCAAGGCATCATAGCCTACGTAGGAGGCGACAGTATGCGGATATCGTTTCGCTTGGACGAATTGCCCGATTGGAGCCGACGGGGTAAGCTTGGCGTGGATCTGCTTTTTGATGAAAATGCCTACCGGGAGATGCACGAAGCGCTTATTCGGGCAAAGGAATTACATGCTGATTTACGACAGGGCAAACATATCCGCCAACTGTTGGGCGAAGAGTCTTTCTATCCTGTAGAGGAAACAGCGGCACATTACCAAAACGAGCATTTAAATGCGAGCCAAAATAGGGCGATAGCACATGTTTTGGGATCCAGCCCGCTGAGCATCCTGCATGGCCCACCTGGTACAGGGAAAACAACGACACTCATCCATGCTGTTCAAGCGCTCTTAAAGCAGAACAATAAACAGATTCTATTGGTTGCGCCAAGCAACACGGCGGTGGATGTCTTGACGGAGCGACTTGACGATATGGGCATATCGGTGGTTCGCATCGGTAATCCTGTACGTGTTTCAGATCATCTGCAGTCGCTGACACTCGATGCCAAAGCAGAAAAACACCCCGCCAGAAAAGAAGTGAAAACGTTGGCAAAACAGGCCAACGCTTATCTCGATATGGCTCATAAATACAAACGCAATTTTGGCAAGCTGGAGCGCGAACAAAGGAAAGCCTTATTTGGCGAGGCGCGTAAGTTACGAACGGAAATCGACAAAATACAGGACTTTATCGTTGCTGATATTGTAGACAAAACTCAAGTGATCACGGCTACCTTGGTGGGCGCCAACCATCATACCATTCGTGATAGGAAGTATGCCATGCTGGTGATCGATGAAGCGGCGCAGGCGCTGGAGCCGGCTTGCTGGATACCCCTGTTAAAAGCTGAGAAGGTTCTTCTAGCGGGCGATCATTGTCAGTTGCCGCCCACGGTAAAGTCGGTAAAGAAGATGGGTGAAGGGTTATTTGTTACGCTATTTGAGAAACTGGTGGCCAGTCATCCGGACCGAGTATCCTTGCTCGATGTGCAATATCGGATGCACGAGAAAATTATGAAGTATCCTTCCTCGGCCTTGTATGCGGATAGGTTGGTAGCAGCAGCCTCGGTTTCCAGTAGAACGCTCGACGGCGACGATGCACCGATCTTATTTATCGATACGGCTGGAGCAGGATTTGAAGAAAACGAAGAAGATGGTGCGATCAGCAATGTGGAAGAGGCGTTGTTCCTCAAACGACACCTCTTGGAAACGTTCGCTCAGCTAAAGGATAGTTACAACAGCGATAACTTTCCAAGTGTGGGTATTATCGCTCCCTACAGAAAACAAACGCAGCTATTGAAAGAGATGGTGCAGCAAGATGAAGCTATCCATCCTTTTCTTCATGCCATACAAGTCAATACGATCGATAGCTTCCAAGGGCAAGAGAAAGATGTGATCTACATAAGCTTGACGCGATCAAATGCAGAACAGCAGATCGGTTTTTTGCAGGATGTGCGTCGAATGAATGTGGCTATGACCCGAGCCAAGAAAAAGTTGATTGTACTGGGCGATAGTGGTACCATTGGCGAGTATCCGTTTTATAAAGAATTTATTCGCTACGTGGAATCGATTGGTCATTACCATAGCGTTTGGGAATGGGGCCTTGATATGGAATAG